The genomic stretch CCGGATAAACTCGGAGCGGCTGCGCGCCTCCTCGCGGCTGACAGAATCGATATCCCGCAAAAGCTCATCTGAAAATGAAATATTCACTGTCTGCGTTTTCATATCTTCACCTCCCAATACAAGTATATACAAACTTTGTATATAATGCAAGGTCAATAATCAAAAAATTTGTAATAAGTTAGCTCTAAAAACGAATTCCCTCCCCCACCGTGGGGAGGGTTAGGGAGGGGGGATTTTTATTGCTGTGTGAGTTTTTTACCGAAAATTGCAAATCGTGTTCCAGGGACATGATAAATATGATGGCTTTTGACCAAACTATTCAGATATTTGAAGACATCCCGATGAATTATGTAGTCAAAATCGTGCCGGATGATCACCCCCGAATCCGCGAGCATCTTGAAGGCGTTCTCGGATATCTTGAGAAAAGTAGACGATGCCTTATTTTAGCTGGAAAGATTTCAGGGCTTCTTCGACCTTTGAAGAGGACTGGGGATATTTGCGGATGGTGGTCAGAAATGTCAGGATATAGGCCTGGTCCCTGCGGATGGTCCAGGCCACGACGGCTTTAAGATTATCGGGTTTGGGCGCCTCGAACACCAGGCGATGCCCCTTGCGGCCGCCAAACGCAATGGGCTTGTCTTCAATGATCTTGATATTGGTCTTAAAGACCGCTGCCGTCTGCTCGACGATGGTCCGGCTGAAGGTCTTGATGCTGGCGATCTCGTCAGGCACGGGCTGGATGGTGATGTTGATGTTCTCGCGAAAGACGTCCAGGGCGGTTTCTTTGGGGGACAAAAAGACAACCGCCACCCCCGGCTGCGGACTTTCGATCACCTGCCAGTTTTTGGGATAACGGACAAAGAATTTATACGAAGAATTCTGATAATCCGCGAATTGGCCGGCATGATAAACGATCAAAATAATGCCGGCCGCCATGGCCAGGGCGGCCATAGCCCCCACGGTAATCAAAATGTTCTTTTTGGTTTGGGTCTTCATCTATGAATAAAATTTCTTACCCCGGTCTCTCAATTGGATCAGATACCGGCAGGGCTTGAAACGCCCGTCCTTGAACCTGGTTTCCAGGGCCTCCATCTGTTTGACAAGGGCCTCGATGCCGACGCTGTCGGCATAACGCAAAAGCCCTCCCCGAAACGGCGGGAACCCCGTGCCCATGATCATGCCCGTGTCCACCGTATCAGCCCCGTCCACAATCCCCTCTTGAAGGACCATGGCCGCCTCATTGATCATGATGCCGATCATGCGCCCGATCGCCTCTTTTTCATCAAACCGGCCGCTGTTTTTGACCAAGGCGGTGATCTGGCCATTGACCGCGCCCCGCCTGCCGGCGGGGTGCACATAAAAACCTTTACCGGATTTTTTACCCAGCCATTTCATTTCATAGGCCTTGTTGAAAATACCGCAGGGCGCGAACCTGTGCCCCAAGCCGGCCTCCAAAATATGCAGGACCTTGACCCCGACGTCCAGGCCGACCTCATCGGATAAAGTGAAGGGCCCCATGGGCAAGCCGAAATCCGTGGCAATTTTGTCAATGCGCTCGATGGACCCGCCTTCTTCCAAAAGACGTCCAGCCTCATTGACATAACCCAACAGCACGCGGTTGACCAAAAAGCCCGGCGCGTCCTTGACGATGACCGGGATCTTCCCCAAACGTTTGGCGAATTCAATGGCCGTGACCAGGGTTTCTTTGGAGATCTGCGGGGTCGTGATGACCTCGATCAAAGGCATGCGGTGCACGGGGTTAAAAAAATGAAAACCCACCACCCTGGACGGGTCTTTGACGATGGCCGCCATTTGGGTCACGGACAGCGACGAGGTATTGGACGCCAGGATGGCGCGTACCGGTAAGGCATCGCTCAAGTCCTTAAAGACCTTTTTCTTGATGTCCATGTCCTCCACCACCGCCTCAATGGCGATATCGCAATCGGAAAAGCCGATATAGTCCACGGCACCGGAGATCATGGCCATTTTATTGGCCACCTCATGCGGCTTCATGCGCCGGCGTTTAAGGGCTTGGTTGTACACGTCATACGCGGCCTTGAATCCTTTGGCCACGGCGTCATAATTGATATCTTTGAGCCGCACCCATACCCCGCGATTGCTCAACAACTGGGCAATGCCCCCGCCCATGACACCAGCCCCGATCACCGCGACCTTACAGATCGGCAGGGGCTGGACACCATCGCATCCGGGCGCTGTCAATTTCTTGAATTTCTCCGAGAGGAAAAATACTTTGACCAGATTTTTA from Candidatus Omnitrophota bacterium encodes the following:
- a CDS encoding PsbP-related protein, giving the protein MKTQTKKNILITVGAMAALAMAAGIILIVYHAGQFADYQNSSYKFFVRYPKNWQVIESPQPGVAVVFLSPKETALDVFRENINITIQPVPDEIASIKTFSRTIVEQTAAVFKTNIKIIEDKPIAFGGRKGHRLVFEAPKPDNLKAVVAWTIRRDQAYILTFLTTIRKYPQSSSKVEEALKSFQLK
- a CDS encoding 3-hydroxyacyl-CoA dehydrogenase NAD-binding domain-containing protein; this translates as MPVFFKQEASIGIITFDAPDVKVNVLTADVITRFDRILDEIKNRPPLTALIIQSAKKDIFIAGADIKEIENIVEVNDGKAKSQAGQRVLDKLEDLAFPTVAVIDGAALGGGCELALACRYRIATFNDKVKIGLPEVNLGIVPGFGGTFRLPRLVGLQGSLKLILSGAPVSAEAAFRMGLVDRLYPQAGLPQRLAEFIGEIVRVPNQRIFRPNPRKGMDAFLENTSLGRSVVFGRSRKEVLKSTKGFYPAPLKALDVVQKTFSSKRDTALDMESTAFAQLVVTPVSKNLVKVFFLSEKFKKLTAPGCDGVQPLPICKVAVIGAGVMGGGIAQLLSNRGVWVRLKDINYDAVAKGFKAAYDVYNQALKRRRMKPHEVANKMAMISGAVDYIGFSDCDIAIEAVVEDMDIKKKVFKDLSDALPVRAILASNTSSLSVTQMAAIVKDPSRVVGFHFFNPVHRMPLIEVITTPQISKETLVTAIEFAKRLGKIPVIVKDAPGFLVNRVLLGYVNEAGRLLEEGGSIERIDKIATDFGLPMGPFTLSDEVGLDVGVKVLHILEAGLGHRFAPCGIFNKAYEMKWLGKKSGKGFYVHPAGRRGAVNGQITALVKNSGRFDEKEAIGRMIGIMINEAAMVLQEGIVDGADTVDTGMIMGTGFPPFRGGLLRYADSVGIEALVKQMEALETRFKDGRFKPCRYLIQLRDRGKKFYS